A segment of the Lolium perenne isolate Kyuss_39 chromosome 3, Kyuss_2.0, whole genome shotgun sequence genome:
ATGCTCGCCATCGACGACACGCTTGTTGGCCTCCACGCTGCAAACAAGGAGGGCAAGCCTCTGCACCAGCCCGACGAGCAGCGCAACATATGTTTGTCTTGTGCCACAACTATTGGGGGAGGGGCAGGGCGGCCTCCGTCGTGTGCATCCATGTGGCGGATGCGTGAGGAAGAGTAGGACGGACACGCGCTAGGAGATCGGAGGCACACCGAAGAAACTGGGGTGGCCGCGCGAGGGGAGGAGGTAGAGCAGGGCCAGCACGccagcgatggagaagaagacagGGAGGGGTTGCAGCTCCACAAGGCGTGCCACGACGCGGAGACCGAGCACCTGCCGGCGTTATTTGGGGGGATTTTGCAAAGATTATTTCAGAGCAGGAACCTACTATAGATGACATGAGGGGTCCACTACTGCCACGTGCATGGATACAACGTCCGACCAGCGCCGACGACCATCTACGAGCACACAACGCGTCTTCAGTGACCGTAATTTGGTATTCTATGTGTACGATGACCAGactgaaccccccccccccccaacaagTTCAAGTATCCTCCATGTATTTTACTCTACAAGGAATGTACCTCCCATgatatccagccccattagtGAATTAACGAAGGAGACAATGGGTGGATTGATTGCTCGGTAGGCCTTTGTGTTGTATCCAGCGGGATTCTTAAAGCACCATTGGGCCAGACCAGGGAGGAACTACCAAATCGGCTATTCTCCTCGAGCCACCTCCCAATGCAAAAAGACATATTTTCCTGCATGAGCATGGCCGACCATGGAGATGACTAAAGCCTGTGCGGGCTGCGACGAAAAGGGAAAAGGAGTGCGAGAAGGATTCCGTCACATCCCGCCAAATACCCTTCCCTATTTCTACCCTCCACCCGCGCCCCCCGATTCAAGGGCAGGTGAGTGGCGCATCAAACTCTGGAAGACAATGACAAAGGCTACTTCCTCTTCTTCGTCGAGTTATCCTTCACCTCCACTGATGACTATAAGTTACCACACTGCCAGCTTGGTTGGCTATGGTTAGATCTTGTAGTGGTAGGGcatacctagctaggatttgcatGTGTAGTGCTAGTTCATAGGTGCTCGAgggttggtggtgtcgaaatgtaTTGTTAGTTCACCAAACTTTTAGTGCCATTTCGTATTTCATGGAGGATTTGCCAAGATCAAGTCAATGGTTTCTCCAACAACACCTAAAGAGGGTACGATAATTTCAAGGGAGCATGAGAGGAGTACCAGACCTTCTTGGCTGATCAGACTAAGGCTATTGAGGCTATGGCTCATCAGCCAATGTCTCACCAGCCAATACCTATTATAGCTATTCCTAGGATAAGGAGCACCTTAGGCACGAGAGTAGGGTGAAAGATTCCATCATCGTTGTCCTGGTCGTATGGATTGCCAAGTTCTTGCTCTTTTGATTCTTCTATGACCAGATGTAACATGCAATGGCATGGTAAGCTCACTTTATTTAAACCATGGTAACACCATGGCCATTTCATGTGTGCGACCAAAAATCAATATTGTGCATGAGCAGAGCCAAAATAGACTATGTGCACACCGCCAAAGAAAGAGGGGTTAGTTGCCCACCCGATGTAGGAAAACCTTCACATGCCACCAAAAAATGCCACATTTTGGCCCGAAGCTTATTTCGGATGGCTAACACCCACAGTGCATGCCCCACGGAGCGCCAAATTCGGTCAAGCCTAATACCTTGACAAAATTGATCAAATTATGTGCAACACTGCAACTAATACCTTGACAAAATCTTGGCTAGCTATTTTGTGTGGGGTGAGAGAATCGTGGAGTGAAATAAGTATGGTTGTTGGAATTCTTTACCATGCTGACACGAAATTGGCTAGTTGCTACTACTCCATCTGTTCCAACTATGTTGACACGGGTTTAGTCAGATTTAGTCTGATACGCGTGTATCTATACGTGTTTCTGTGAGAGCCCTGCTTTTCTTGTAACTAGCCTGAGGGCTGATTGTAACCGTAACTCTTTAAAGAAGAAATAAAATCCCCAAACTTCCACGCAAAAAGAAATACTAATAATCTAATTATGGCTGCTATAAAACAGAAAACGCCCATATTAGGTGGATCACCTAAATATGCAAAAAGAAAGGAATCACATTTGATGTCTTTTTGGGTCTTTTCTTTAGATGGTGTCTTTTGGAACAGTTAGCCCCTGCGTTTTTGAAATGGTCGGCATTCATCGTGACTTGTTTTGCACTACCAGTTACATTTACCAGCTGCGTGCAAAATCTTGTTTCTTGCCTTGACTAACTGATAGGGAAAAAATGCAGTGACCTAATGCTAGTAAAAATTCTTCAAAAGCGCTAGACAATCTGAGTAAAGAAAAAAAACAGAGATGTGCTCAGACGGGTACGCGTGCCACTAAGAGGTACTCTTACACttacacgcagctggtagatgtAACTTCAATTTCGCACTGGCTGATCTTACATAGATGCGAGGCCTCGTCTCTGTACTCGCGAACCAGCCACGCCCACACCATCAGGAGCCCTGCAATGAGCACGGCCGTGAAACAAGTGCAACCTATCACGACACGGCTGTCTTGGATCGGGAGGCCGAGGACGATGGCCATCATGATGTTGAGAACACCCCCGCCGATAGCGCAGAGACCGATGATGGTGAGCGCCTCCTCGGCGGCCACCGGGGCGCGCGGGAGGAACAAGTCCATGTAGAACAGGATCAGAAAGATCGTTGACAGGTAGACGAAGAACGAGACCAACAGCGGCAGCCGCCACGGGATGCTGCTGAAGAACTGAGGGTCCGTGGATCGGAAGGCAAAAGCCATAGCCACGCACGAGACTATAAGGACGACCTGCAAGTAGACAGCATTTGCCACGAGCGAAGCTCGGGATGTGCCGGCCACCTTCTCTCCGATCGTCGTCGGCGCGGCCGCGGTCGCCATGCATGTATATATGCGCTAGCTAAAACCCTCGGTTtaacttcggagctgcgggttggaCGTGACCGACGGAATATAGAGGCGACAGGCGAGGCCGGGTTCAGACGTGGACTCTCTGTACCCTGGAAGAGGTTTCGATTGGGATTGTGATTGGGATTGTGTTTGGGTCCGTATGTAGAATTTTACAATATTTTTCTATACCAAATCCAAATGTCACAGATAATATCTCAAAAATAGCATGTAAATATACACCGCCGTTCAGCTGTTTAACGATAAGAAGGAATCCTGGTTGGCTTATAAGCAATTTTTTAGTGAGTTTAATTTCTAGAGTCATGCTGGCTATCAGGGGATGGCCACACGGCCCTGTATGCCTGTTGTGACCACACGGCGTTCTCTGGCCAGAATTTCCAATCCACCTCCAATTGGTGGGACTTCTTGATCGCTGGaaagcataacaaggagcaaaggCGCATCAGCGATCGCTTTCTGTATGTTCTTTGGAACGCTTGAAAGGAACGAAATCGCGGATCTTCACGGGACAAAGGCTAACTTACCTTGAGGTGGCGGGCATTGCGAGAGATGGCATCCTCCAACGCGAGCATGCTTTCGCCGCCGGGCGGCCAGCCATCCCTGCCGACCCAGACTAggccttttttcctttttttttcgttGTGGTAATATATATGACATCTATGTACAGTTTGGTCGGATTTTTCCCTCTTACTTAATAAAAAGGCACCGGTTGctccaaaaaataataattactaGAGTCAACATTATATAGTATGCACTATCAAATCTAGTCACATGCAGCCAATGAGGCACATCTACCATATCCGCAAATAGAGCAACTACTAGTGCATCGAGAGAGACGAGATCAACACATATGTGTTGACCAGGACGGTCACCACGGTAATGTAGATGTCGCCTAATTCATAGAGGAAGAAGACGCACGGCCAAAGATGAAGAACTCGAACGGAAACGAGAAATGGCGCCAAGACGTTCCCAAAAAATCTTATCGCCCATCTCTCAGTGGAGGATCTGAACGAATAAATTTTCGGAGGCATATTTTCCCGGATGGTCATGGTCGGGATGTGGAATACTTGAGAGCAGCGTAACAAAAAAGAAAACTTGCTCAAGAGAGACATGCAAATATGTTCGTCTCTTGTGTGTACTAGCAACGacaggcgcggcggcacgccgcgccaagCCGAGAGTTAAAGAATTAAATTTATGTTAAATCACGACTGCAATATGGACGGTGATGGGGTGGCGTGATAGTGAACAGACGATACAGATGCGGGAGTGTCAAGAATGGTAAAGCTCAACGTCCCTTGGTGGATGATAATGACAATGCAAATAAGTATCTACAACAGATTCAACGATAACTAAATTGACAGATTCATAGTACTACATAACGGTAAAGGCAACCAGCACTGCAAGCAATAGAGCGCAGGGCGGTCGGGCGGCTCTGGCCCAGCACACGAAATGGCTTTGATAGCCCGCACGCGGGCGGCACACCACCACCGATGTAACCAGAACGCCGCACAATTGGCACACCAGTGTCAAGAATGGTAAAACTCAAATTCCATGGATGATAATGACAAGTGCAAATAAGTGTCTACGACAGACTTAGTGATAACAAATTGACTGTTGCAAACAAGTGCGAAGAGTATATTCACAATACTTGGAGGATTATAACAAACATCTTCTTTCAACTACAAGAAAAAAGTGGCCGCATTTCTTTGAAAAGTGGTACTACTATTGATGGTAAAAGAAGAGTGGCATTCAGATCAACCAGAGACAGTATTGAGGAAACATAACTAATCTAAAAACTTATAATGTATCTACAATTTGACATTTACATAAGCAGCCTTAAACTTTAATCTTAGATAGAATATGTGGTGAAAAGATCTATGGGATAACTCCTTAACAGAGAAAAATCTATCATCCTCATATAAGAACCCTTCTATACAGAACTTGAAACATCAATAATAGAAGAGAATGCTTTTAATACTGGGAACAGCCACCCAAACATTTGACATGAACAACATAAATGACACGCGGTCAGCATCATTTTGTACCAGTAAGATCACAAAATGGATCTTCAATTACCCTCTTCTCCTCAATTCTCCACAGTAGTACCATCATAGCCAAATAGTAGTACCCTCAACAATTACCCTTTCCATTCTCCGCTTCGGTGAATTTTTCAGCTACCTATCAAAACATAAATGGGCATCAGAATACTCATATCTTGCATGTTACCATGTTCTCCAAAATGAAACCCAAGAAAAATAGTTGTATCAAAATGTTCTAACGGTTGCTGCTATTGCATTTCGGTTAGTTTTCCAAAAATGATAATTTAGCCCAACAATGAAGAAAATTCACATAAGTAAATGAACTTCATAGAAACATGCTTCTACCGGTTGGTCATATGGTATTACATTGAACTCATAAGGATAGTCTTCTAGTTTAGGAGGCATTCCATGAAGAAAAAACTATCATGTAGAGATGAAAATATTTGGCAATATAAAAAGAGATGAGAAAAAGTTGttacacttgtcatggtaagccgcaAGTCCTAGATTTGGTGTATCAACAAAAACACTTCCTCCGCTTACAAATTCAACCTAGATTTCTGTTTATACAGAAATAGGGAATCACAGTAGAAAAATATAAGACGATAATGCAGTGATGAAGTGTGTACACTAAGAATATCACCCAAAAATGTAGAACAAAAACCATATATAAATGAAAGAACATCAAGTGTACCCCACATATTTTTTGAGACCCACCAACAGGGCAATATGTTAGAGATACATCTCTTTATTCAAATGACTTCTTAATTTGAAGCTGTAATGATATGCCGCATCTAGAAATAGAAGTAATTTTTGGGGAGGCTATGTATTTTCTACCAACTTACCCACGTAATTTTGATGTGCCATCAAATCAGAATCCAATGGAAGCATAGCATATAACCGATCCAAGCAATTGATTGCTAAGAGCACATCATGGAGAATGTAGAGTTCTTATGCTCAGTGTCAGGTGTCGTGCAGAAATATAATTCTAGCATGATTGTAGCTCCAGTTCTGCTCTTGCATGTAGATAATGGGCATCACAGGTCAACAGGAGGTGCATAATTATTGTTTTAAATATGTCTTTTCACCATAGATCAATTCCAGTTTAACTAAAAAACGCCTAATAAGTCGTTTGCTAAGATCACTATAGTGCATCAATATAACAGGCGACACCTACATCTGATCTCAaagccaaaaacaagaaataagAGACTGAGCAATGCAGTTAGGAGCATAGCAATGTTTTGACAGCATGTATCCATAATCTGTAGAAAGCTACAATAATGTGAAGCGTAAACATGCGAGTGCAGCAGGGGACAACTAAAACCAAGAACCTAACATGCGTACAACTAACCTAATATATAATCCTAATCAACATGcatgaaaaaggaaaaaaatcaaGGACCTTTCATGATTTATTTGAACTGATCGTGGCAGAGCTAAAACTGATCCAACCAAATCCTTTGTAACCGGCAAATAGATAGAGGTCTAACACTGAGATTGCTCTGAATGATTATCTATGAAGACATTTAGCAAATCAaaattgatttatatatgttaaaTTTAGTAACGACAATATGAAGGCATTTAGCAAACCGAAATTGATTTATACATGTTAAATTTAGTAACGATAATACATACTTTCAAGCTACACTACTTAAAAACCATATGTCCTAAGACGGGGGAAAACTTCATTACCCAGGCCAATATCCTATTGCATGTATAACAGAAATGAATGATGCAGGAGATGATTTGTCTCCTCCAGATGCTCTCTCACCTGTTTTCACGACCTTAACAGGAAAAACTATTGAAGATACATTACATCACACAATAGTTTCCAACACCACACACAAATTAAGCATGCTTCATTAACTGTCTAGAGAATCTTATAAACTGAATTTTAGTGCTAGTACAATCTCGTGCATCCTTAACTGTCAAAAAGTCTATCTTCAGCATATTTATGCACTATCTCTAGAATAACACATGTCTTGACATGGAAAGATCACTTGATGAACTTCTCAGGCATCCCACTACATGGAGAAACTGTAAAGTGTATCTTAGTTGAAAAGAATAACAAATATCCAGCTAAATGTATTCATGGAATCTTGCATATTTGGATTTCATTTGCTGTCAAAAGGGTCTTCTAGGTAAGTACAAAGAAGCACTTTGAGTTTAGCAATCAAAACAATATGTACAGGTAAAGGCTTGTAGACCAGATGGTCAAACATAGATGGAACAACGAATTGACTAAATTTTCTAATAATCACATCAACTAAACTTTGAACTCTGTTTCCCCGCAAAAAACGAAACTCCATTAGGAGCATCCCAAAATCTCAAGATTAATATTATCAGTCCCTTGTTACTGAAATACCTGAAGCCTAAAAAGCATTTTTCTGCAGCAGCAAAGCGTAGAAACAAGTGCTGAACAGAAAGATGAAAATAAAGAAGGAGATCAACCATGGCTATACCACTGAGTCATCTTCAGCGGTGACACCCCAGGGGCTCAAAGGGAAGTAGAAGGAGCGCTAGGAACCAAGCACGACTTACACATCGAGCAGAGTCAGCTACTACTGCGACTATTCAAAATCTATCTAGACTATGAACAGTCCAAACACAGCAAGAATAAAGAGAGCAAAGGTACGAAAATCAACATGGTTTTGGCGAGAGTCATTCCTAATAACCTGAAAACATATCCAATGGTAACAGGGGCGGAGCTTCAGCCTCCTACACATTTATATACTCCATCCCAGCCTGTGTGAGCCATCCCCACAAATTAGCAAATATTAACCAAAAATGCACATCGATTCTGTTGGTGCGTGCCTGAGGTGTGCTCACCGCGGCATTCCCGTCGCTGGAATCTTGCCTCCTTGGCAAAGGCAAAGCAGTAGGAAAAGATCGACAAAAGTTAGATGAACTGAAATTTTGAAGGAAAATCAACCAGGGGAATTGCCAGGATGGAGAGAGACAGGCATACCTCCATTTGCCACTGCCAGGCGAACCGGTAgtagacggcggcggcggccatggaggtgatCCCGAGGCTGGACATCACCGCGGGCAGCAGGTACGCCTGCCGCTCGGACTCCTTCCTCGCCTTGACCACCGTCATAGTTGTTGGTACCGCCACCGTCGGCTCGTCCGTCTCGTCCACCTCCGCGGTGTTGGCCCTGCCATCGGATGCCATGCGCAGGATGGGCCGAAGGCTAGCCGCGCCGGCGAGGGAGGCGGCGAGAGGGAATGGCGCAACCTCCAGCCTCGTGACGACCATGAAGATGAGATCGGACAGGAATCGACAGACGGCTCAGGCAGCAGCCTCTCGCCGCCGCCCACCCCCTCTCCAGCGGCCCGCCTCCTCTCCAGCACGCATCCACGACGACTACAACCGACTGCTGCAAGCCATGGGCACAGGACGGGGACAGCGCCGTGGTGAGTGCAGGAGGTTCCAGGGGGCAAGATTTTTCTAGATGGCCACAACGGTGGTCAAAGCGGTGATACAATAATTAAGTATATCAACCCACCATAATTAGCTGCAGCCACACACCCTACAAACACCAGGGAAGGCCCAGGAACGTTGAAGCTGCCGGCAGCCCACCAATTCCCACCCTCTGGAAAATAGCAAAGAACACCCGAATTACACACATAAAAATGCCGATGAAAAGCAAACCAGTAAAAGGAGTACTTGTCACCATGATATTAACCTGAAAGAAAATTCAAAATTAGGAGAAAAATTGAAGTTGTTCACGTTTAGTATAGTAGTTATCCTGGGAAGAGAGACACCGACCGAACCGCTGACACGTACACACTAACTTGGTGCATCTACCACCAAAACCGGTTTCTAACTTCGAGTTCGTTTCACAAAACGTGACGCCGCGTTTGCGATGCGTGGCTAGGCAACCGACGGAGAAGGAGGAACGAACAACTACTATTCTTACACCATATAAGTTTTTTGCGAACAGAACCCTGACATTAAGATAAAAATTAAACAGTACAAAGTAccccaacaaaaaaaaattacagtAAAATTCTTGAGATGCCCTTTGTCTacaacctccagaccgtgtcgacgggtgatgtgggcattacccttcgggtaacctgtATTAAGTTACCTCTTACGGCCCAACCAGAGGCCCATGAAGAGCATCCATTGACCAAGGTGGGCCGATGCGTCGGTTCCAAAGAAATATACTTGATGAACCTGGctcacaatataagggccaggagagggcctgccgagggacacacaatcaactTAGCCATaaccaccgcaagtctagagctaggtcatacgaaatcttagcctctcgacgagatcttagtctaagccttcggctaccccattgtaacctgatattttcaataatcaagatcaaacaagcaggaagtaaggattttacctcatcaagggtcccgaacctgggtaaatctctctccccgtttgtttatTATCCGAtatctcgtgtcagcctgcagaattccgtcaaccctaagctccAAAAGGTGGGCatcgccgaggagtaccctcgacaacggGGAACCACCGCTACCGATCCTCCTTGAGTCGGCCTGACGTTTTGGTTGTGGAAGAAAAGTCGCCAAACGGATCAAAAAGACCACATCCATCCGGAGACGAAGAAAAAGGAATAAACGCTTATGAAGCTCTATGGAGATCCGGAGATCCCGCAGACAAAAGAAGTCCTCGAGAACCACATCACTCCCACAAGTTTCTTGGCGCCACCGTCGAGATGGGGCTGAAGCTAGGGATACTTTATTGGTGAagacgccaccgccaccatcTGAGCGCCGCCAACCCTAAAACCGAAAAAACGGAGTCCCCCCGGCCAACGGGGACCGAgatccatgatacgtctccgacgtatcgataatttcttatgttccatgccacattattgatgatatctacatgttttatgcatactttatgtcatatttatgcatttttcggaactaacctattgacgagatgccgaagtgccagttcctgttttctgctgtttttggtttcagaaatcctagtaaggaaatattctcggaattagacgaaatcaacgcccagagtcttaggattgcatgaagcttccagaacacccgagagccgccagagaggggccacagggggcccacacatggtggcggcgcggcccagggggggcgcggtgccctagtgtctggtggccccagaccccttctgacgctgcctcttcgcctataagaagtgtgggataacgttgcatagaaaacaaaaattttcctaccgcgaacacgcaatccaagccaagatgcaatctagaagacggtagcaacgagggggtatcgagtctcacccttgaagagattccaaagcctacaagatgaggctcttgttgctgcggtagacgttcacttgccgcttgcaaaagcgcgtagaagatcttgatcacgatcgcttccggcgccacgaacgggcagcacctccgtactcggtcacacgttcggttgttgatgaagacgacgtccacctcccgttccagcgggcagcggaagtagtagctcctcttgaatccgacagcacgacggcgtggtgtcggtggtggtggagaactccggcggagcttcgctaaagctacgcgggagatatggaggagaggggggcggctagggtttgggagggggtggccggccacttcaatggggcggccagcttgtggtcttgggtgtgtccggccccctcccttggcccctcattatataggtggaaccccaagtgttggactccaagtcttcgaataagacccgaaaccaaaaccttccatatgaaaaggaaacctacctagggtgggaatcccacttggggtgggattccccccttccatatgggggggtggccggccccctaagggggagtccacttgggactcctcccccactagggttgggactccaccttccttggtgatttcttccggacttttctagaaccttctagaaccttccatagaaccttccgcatcattttaattcacataaaatgacatcctatatatgaatcttattctccggaccattccggaactcctcgtgatgtccgggatctcatccgggactccgaacaaatattcgaactccattccatattcaagttctaccatttcaacatccaactttaagtgtgtcaccctacggttcgcgaactatgcggacatggttgagtactcactccgaccaataaccaatagcgggatctggagatccataatggctcccacatattcaacgatgactttagtgatcgaatgaaccattcacatacgataccaattccctttctcacgcgatattttacttgtccgaggtttgatctttggtatcactctataccttgttcaacctcgtctcctgacaagtactctttactcgtaccgtggtatgtggtctcttatgaacttattcatatgcttgcaagacattagacgacattccaccgagagggcccagagaatatctatccgtcatcgggatggacaaatcccactgttgatccatatgcctcaactcatactttccggatacttaatcccacctttataaccacccatttacgcagtggcgtttggtgtaatcaaagtacctttccggtataagtgatttatatgatctcatggtcataaggattaggtaactatgtatcgaaagcttatagcaaataacttaatgacgagatcttatgctacgcttaattgggtgtgtccattacatcattcatacaatgatataaccttgttattaataacatccaatgttcatgattatgaaactaatcatccattaatcaacaagctagttaagaggcatactagggactctttgtttgtctacatatcacacatgtactaatgttccggttaatacaattatagcatgatatataaacatttatcataaacata
Coding sequences within it:
- the LOC127343863 gene encoding beta-carotene hydroxylase 1, chloroplastic-like isoform X2, giving the protein MVVTRLEVAPFPLAASLAGAASLRPILRMASDGRANTAEVDETDEPTVAVPTTMTVVKARKESERQAYLLPAVMSSLGITSMAAAAVYYRFAWQWQMEEARFQRRECRGWDGVYKCVGG
- the LOC127343863 gene encoding beta-carotene hydroxylase 1, chloroplastic-like isoform X1; its protein translation is MVVTRLEVAPFPLAASLAGAASLRPILRMASDGRANTAEVDETDEPTVAVPTTMTVVKARKESERQAYLLPAVMSSLGITSMAAAAVYYRFAWQWQMEEARFQRRECRGEHTSGTHQQNRCAFLVNIC